In Candidatus Cloacimonadota bacterium, the genomic stretch AGTCTTATCTACAAATATTAAAAAATGCGGCGGCAGAAAGCATCAGAAGAGAACGTGATTATCCTGTAAGTGTTGCCTATAAAACATGGTTTCATCAGCTTTTGGGAGCTAAAAACAATCTGTTTAGTGCTACTGGGAACATATCGAGTATTAAAGCCATTACCTTAGATGACTGTGAAGAATGGTTCAACAATTATAATCTAGGGGAAGAATTTACTTTGTGTGTTGTTGGTTCTTGTGAACCAGAATATGTTTCAGAACTCTCTCATCGCTTTTTTTCGATGCAAAACAACCATAATACGGTCAAAAAACATAATTTGATCTATTCAACTCAAGAACATCGTATTAGCAAACGGTATTACAAACTGGATCAATCAATTATTCACGTTGGTGGCTTAGCCTGTCCGGCAAATAACAGAGAAGAAAACTCTGCCTTTCATGTTTTGGCGCATATTCTAGGCGGTGATCTTTCTTCAAGAATTTACAATATCCTAAGAGAAGAATTAGCTTATGCCTATCAGACCGGATTCGATTTTTCATCTATTAACGATCTCGGTTTTTGGTATGCATATGCATTTTGTGATGCTAAAGATCATGTCTCATGCTTACAATCACTACTTAGAATATTAGCTGATGTGTGCAAAGATGGTATATCTAAACAAGAGCTTGAAAGTGCTCAAAACTATCTTATTGCAACCTCCAGAATAGATTCTGAAAGTGTTTCATTCAAAGCTTCAAGCATTGCTAATCTTATTTCCTTAGGCTACGATCTGGATTACTATCTCAATCGGGAGCATCGGATTAGACAAGCTAGCACCGAAATGTTAAGACATTTAGCAGAAAAGTATCTAAACACACAGAACCAACAAATTCATGTTTTGGTATAAATATGTATAAACTCGGAATTGACATAGGCTCTCGAAACACCAAATTGCTTGTTTTTGATAATACTCTAGATCAAATTGTATATAGTGCATACACTGCAACGCAGATATCTGGCAAAGAAACTGTAGAATCATTACTAAAAGATATGCAGCAGAAAATTGGTAATATCCACATTGATTCTTCATGTGTAACCGGCTATGGCAGAAAGCTATATAACGAAGCAAATAGGATAAAAAGCGAGATAACATGTCACGCAAGGGCTTGTAATTATCTATTTCCAGATACAAAAACAGTAATCGATATAGGTGGTCAAGATTCAAAAATAATTACTCTTAATTCAGATGGAAGCGTAAAGGATTTTGCAATGAACGATAAATGTGCGGCAGGAACCGGTAGGTTTCTTGAAATGACCGCTATACGTTTAATGTGCAGCTTGGATGATCTTTCAAGATTAGCATATAATTCAAACAAAGATACTTTGCTTAGCTCTACCTGTGTTGTTTTTGCAGAATCTGAGATTATCGGCTTACTTGCGGCAGGGAATAAAGTAGAAAATATTGTGCGAGCTGTGAATATGAGTATTGCTAAAAGGATTTATTCTCAAATGGCACCACTTCATTGTGAATCACCAATAGTATTTACTGGTGGCGTAGCCCAAAACGAATACCTTGCTTTTTGTCTTAGCCAATTATGTAAAACAGAGGTGTTACTCCCTCCCGATCCTGAAATAACCGGCGCTCTTGGAGCAGCATTATTGGCATGATTAAACACGATTATCATCTTCATACTGAGTTTAGCTACGACAGTAGGATAAAAGGAAGCGATCTTCTTAGGAAAATGATTAAGCTTGGCTTCAAAGAGATCGCTATTACCGAACATTTGGATCTTTTACCTCAAGAACTTAGCTTATAT encodes the following:
- a CDS encoding acyl-CoA dehydratase activase, encoding MYKLGIDIGSRNTKLLVFDNTLDQIVYSAYTATQISGKETVESLLKDMQQKIGNIHIDSSCVTGYGRKLYNEANRIKSEITCHARACNYLFPDTKTVIDIGGQDSKIITLNSDGSVKDFAMNDKCAAGTGRFLEMTAIRLMCSLDDLSRLAYNSNKDTLLSSTCVVFAESEIIGLLAAGNKVENIVRAVNMSIAKRIYSQMAPLHCESPIVFTGGVAQNEYLAFCLSQLCKTEVLLPPDPEITGALGAALLA